A stretch of Eubalaena glacialis isolate mEubGla1 chromosome 10, mEubGla1.1.hap2.+ XY, whole genome shotgun sequence DNA encodes these proteins:
- the LOC133099829 gene encoding centrosomal protein of 78 kDa-like, which translates to MGAAPEHPLPLICIQSFFQPRLGEMGSDRNKVYSSCVPAIRNKDVTFQLCKALKCYVSASGALRNLELNGLVLRERDLTMLTKGLNKSATLVQLCLANCPIGDGGLEIICQGIKNSITLKTVNFTGCNLTGQGADHMAKILKYQTIRRHEETWAESLRYTRPDLDCMAGLRRITLNCNTLIGDLGASAFAESLSEDLWLRAVLA; encoded by the coding sequence ATGGGCGCCGCTCCTGAGCACCCTCTGCCCCTCATCTGTATCCAGAGTTTCTTCCAGCCAAGGCTTGGCGAGATGGGTTCTGACAGAAATAAAGTTTACAGCAGTTGTGTTCCTGCGATAAGAAATAAAGATGTGACCTTCCAGTTGTGTAAAGCTCTTAAATGCTATGTAAGTGCGTCGGGTGCGCTAAGGAACCTGGAGCTAAATGGGCTAGTTCTGAGAGAAAGAGACTTAACTATGTTAACAAAGGGATTGAATAAATCGGCCACTTTGGTGCAACTGTGTCTTGCGAATTGTCCAATTGGAGATGGAGGTTTAGAAATTATTTGTCAAGGTATAAAGAACTCTATCACTCTTAAGACAGTAAACTTCACGGGGTGTAATTTGACAGGGCAGGGAGCAGATCACATGGCTAAGATCTTAAAGTATCAGACTATCAGAAGGCATGAAGAAACCTGGGCTGAGAGTCTTCGTTACACGAGACCTGATCTTGACTGTATGGCTGGTTTGAGACGCATCACTCTGAACTGCAACACGCTCATTGGTGACTTGGGTGCAAGTGCTTTTGCAGAGTCTCTCAGTGAGGATTTGTGGCTTAGAGCTGTTCTTGCTTAG